In the Methanofervidicoccus abyssi genome, CTCTGGAGTGAGGATTTCTCTGGGACCAGTTTCACAATCTGTGGAGATGATTGGAAGATTTAGGGTTAAAGCCTCAATTAACGTGTTAGGTAAGCCCTCCCACAGGGATGAGTGAACATAACACTGTGAGTTTTTTAAGAATTTAAAGGGATTCTTATGAACTCCTAAAAGAAAGATATTATTTTCCAATTTAAGTTTTCTTATTAGATCTTCCAATTCTTTTCTTAATTCTCCTTTTCCGAGGATTACTAATTTAGCACTTGGATGTTTTTCAACAACTTTTTTAAATGCCCTAATTAAAAACCACTGTCCTTTTGGTTCCATTAGCCTCCCTATGTTTATAAATACAAAGGAATCCTTGAATATTTCCCTGTATTCATCTTCTATCGGCTCTTCTGATAGTTTTAGGTAGTTTTGGATATTGTGAGGGTTGTATATAACCTCTATTTTTTCTCTTGGGATATTATATTGGTTGGACAGTATATCTCTTAGTTTTTTGGATACTACTATAACTTTATCCGCCTTTGGATATAGAAGTTTTATTAGTGTGTTGTGGATCCTTCCATAAATTGTTTCATTGGGATACGCCATTAAAGGGTTATTACGTATTGATACCACCACTTTCCTATTTATTAATACTTTCCCTACAATGATGCTTATAAAATTAGGTGATTCAAGAAAAGAAATAAGTACATCTGGCTTATTTTTTATCGTTTCTATAAAATATTTTGTCAGTGAGACTGGTAAATATAATGCCTTAATAAACACTGGAGTGTTGATGGTAAAATTTGATAGAGTTTTGTACTGTATTTCTTTGTTAATAGTATAGTGTCTGTCTTTTCTTAATGTATATAATTTTATTTTATATCCTTTTTTTGATAATTCATTTAATAAAGTTGTTGCCACTCTTTCTGCTCCCCCCCAAATCAGAGAATTTATTAAAAATTGAATTTTCATTTCTATCACCTTGGATATTTTAAAAAATTAAAAGGATTAAATAAGTGCTCAATTACTTCCACTACTCTACTTTCTCTTCAAGACATCCTTCAATAATAATAAATAAAATCTATTACCATAAGCAACAATTACCGCGCATGTTTTCATAATCTCATACATAAAAAGATTATTAATTTGATACTTTATAGTAAATCATTATTATTTTGTAATATATAAAATCATATCCATTCAGGATTTCCAATAAAAAACCAATATTAAAAATATAGAGTGGGGTTTATAATTTAGGATTATAGTTTTTTACCTAATTCCAACAAAACTTTTTTAAATCCCACCGTTTATCATTTTCTGTCTTTTATTTTTACTAACTCTTTAATTAAACCTTTCGGCGCAACTGTCAAAAAAATATACATCGATAGATGAAATAAAAATGTTTTCCAAAAATAAACATTATAATAAAAATACTTTTTATATTTCCAAAGGACTGAAATAGAATACTTAGAATAATTTCTTTGTTTATTTATTCTTTTTTCAATATTTTCTCTTACCAATCTACGTTTTAATAAAAATTTTTCGATTATATCAAAGTTATGATTATTTAAAATACATCTAACCCAAAGATCATAGTCTTCAGAACTAGATAAATTTTCATTATATTTTAATCTCTTTAAAATTCTTGTCTTTATCATCATACTAGGATGTACAAGCAGATGTTCTCTAAAAAAATAATTTTTTATATTTTTTATTTTGTACCTTTCAGGTTTAAAACTACCTATAATATTATCCCTTTCATCGATCCAATAGGCCCAGGTAAATAGAAGATCTATATCTTCATTTTCTTCTAAATAGTTAAACTGTTTTTCCAATCTCTGAGGTAATGCGATATCATCTGCATCCATAATAGCAACATATTTTCCTTTAGCAATATCAATAGCCCTATTTCTACTAGCGCCCCTACCTAAATTCTTTTTATTCTTTAGAAATACTATCCTTTTGTCCTTTTCAGAATATTCTTTAATTATTTTTTCATTCCTTTCATTGTTTGGATCATCTAAAACAATGATAAACTCAAAATCTTCA is a window encoding:
- a CDS encoding glycosyltransferase encodes the protein MKIQFLINSLIWGGAERVATTLLNELSKKGYKIKLYTLRKDRHYTINKEIQYKTLSNFTINTPVFIKALYLPVSLTKYFIETIKNKPDVLISFLESPNFISIIVGKVLINRKVVVSIRNNPLMAYPNETIYGRIHNTLIKLLYPKADKVIVVSKKLRDILSNQYNIPREKIEVIYNPHNIQNYLKLSEEPIEDEYREIFKDSFVFINIGRLMEPKGQWFLIRAFKKVVEKHPSAKLVILGKGELRKELEDLIRKLKLENNIFLLGVHKNPFKFLKNSQCYVHSSLWEGLPNTLIEALTLNLPIISTDCETGPREILTPE
- a CDS encoding glycosyltransferase family 2 protein, producing MGNPKISVIMATYREPEEYLRKSIESILNQTFEDFEFIIVLDDPNNERNEKIIKEYSEKDKRIVFLKNKKNLGRGASRNRAIDIAKGKYVAIMDADDIALPQRLEKQFNYLEENEDIDLLFTWAYWIDERDNIIGSFKPERYKIKNIKNYFFREHLLVHPSMMIKTRILKRLKYNENLSSSEDYDLWVRCILNNHNFDIIEKFLLKRRLVRENIEKRINKQRNYSKYSISVLWKYKKYFYYNVYFWKTFLFHLSMYIFLTVAPKGLIKELVKIKDRK